AATATCATCAATATTTTCTTACCCGAAAAGGAGCTTAAAAAGCAAGTAATGAGTATTGAATCGGATTCTAAGTCTTTAGAAGAACCTAAGGACCCTGAAACGGATAAGACATTCAATATTTATGAACTTATAGCGACACCGGAACAGACAGAAGAACTGAGATCGAAATATCTTGCCGGAAACTTCGGATACGGCCATGCTAAAAAAGAATTACTGGATCTTATTTTGGTACGTTTTGCCAAAGAAAGAGAAACATTCTCTTATTATATGAACAATCTTGATGAGCTGGAAGCAAAATTGCAGGAAGGTGCTGAAAAAACCAGACCTGTTGCCCTTTCAACACTTAAAAGAGTAAGAACAAGCTTAGGATTTTAATTCTGAGTTTTAAATATAAGAACCGGCTGCCTTCAATTGAAAGCAGCCGGTTTTTTTTCTGCTAATGTTTTTATTTATAGTGACATCAGGCTTTATTTTTTGTAAGAATAAAGTAGTGCATTTTATCTTCAAACTCATAGATAATATCCCAGCCTGGATATTGTTTTATAATTGTTTTAATGATAGACAGCCCTAATCCTGTCGAAGTATGATCCGATCCCTGTTTATAGAACCGGTTAAATATCTTAGACTTATCCAGGGGAACAGATGCTCCGCTATTTTGGAATGTTATTCTGTCATTTTCAATGATAATATTTAAAGTACCTTCTTCATTATTGTATTTAACAGCGTTTTTAAGCAGATTGGAGAGTAGAATATCCGCAAGATCCTGATTGAAATCTGCCACAAATATTCCTTTTTCTATGATGCTGACCTCTACTTTTTTAAATTCTATAAAATCTTCATAGTTCTCAACCAACTTAGAAATCATCCTATTAAAATCAACCCCTGATGTTTTATTAAACTGGCTGTTTTCTATTTTGGAAAGCATTAACAGTGACTTATTAAGCCCCACCATTCTTCTAAGATCATTTTTAACTTCAGTAAGGAAGTTCAGATTTTTTTTATCAGGATTTTCGTTCTGGATGAGAAGATCTATTTTATTAATAACAATAGCCAGTGGAGTCTGAAGCTCGTGAGAAGCATTTTCAATAAATTGTTTCTGCTGATAGAAAACAAGTTCATTACGCTCAATCATTTCATTAATTTCCACATTCAGCTCCTCAAACTCCGTGATGGAAAAATTCTGCTTTTCCTGGGGAAACGGAACCCCAAACTGGTATTTTTTAAGCTTATCAAGTATTAAATAGAATGGCCTCATTGCCTTATTAAGCAGATATCCGTTGACAGCTACAATGCTTATTACTAAAAAAACATAAAGCACGACCAAAGCTGTCGTAAGATCGTAGATCAATTCATCTTCTTCTACTGTAGAAGTTCTTATGACAAGCCTCTGATGCATTTTGAACTGATCGATAAAGTCTGCCTCCAACACCCTGTAGGGTTGATCTTTATCATCATACTCCATATAATACATCTTATTATAGAGCCTGCTCTTATTTTTATAATCTCCTTCTCTAATAGAATTAATTTTAAATTCATTAAATCCAAAATCATTATTCTTCAGCAGCTGAGGATTAAGGTAAACCGCTTTAATGATCTGTATCTTCCTGTTTCGTAAACCATCATCCACATTATCATGCACTTCATCCAGGATATAGGCATAAAACAATCCTGCCCACACTGCAATAATCAGCAGCAGAATCATGATCAGGTATTTTATGGTGTAGTATTTTAATGAAACTTTCATCAGACAAATTTATATCCTATTCCATATACAGCCTGGAAATCAGCTTCTGCATTGAGGGTTTTCAATTTTTTACGAAGGTTTTTAATCTGTGAATAGATAAAATCAAGACTGTCTGCCTGATCGATATAATCACCCCAGATTGCTTCCGCCAATGTTGTTTTCTGTAAAGTCTTTTCCGGATGAATCACAAAGTAATACAAAAGATCATATTCTTTTCGGTTCAGCACTAATTCTTTATTTCCCACCATCACTATTCTGCTCTCCGGATCGATGCTTATGTTTTTGTAAGTAATGATATTTTCTCCGTCCTGATGATTTCTTCTGATTACCGATTTTACTCTCGCCAAAAGCTCAGCAAGGTGAAAAGGTTTTGCCAGATAATCATCAGCGCCTATTTCCAGTCCGGTTACTTTATCGTCCACCGAATCTTTCGCGGAGAGAATGATCACAGGATCTTTTTTATGCATCTTTTTGATCTCTCTCAGGAGGTCGATACCATTTCCGTCAGGCAACATAATATCCAGAAGAATACAATCATATTCATAAGAGATAATTTTTTCTAAGCCTGAGCTGTAATCAAGAGCATATTCTACTATAAAATGCTCTGCTTCCAGAAACTTCTGTACAGTATCCTTTAATTGCGGCTCATCTTCTACTATTAAAATCTTCATACCTCTTTATTTTGGTGCTTTGCTACATGATTGAAATTATATCAAATATATGAAATTATAGAAAGGGAAAAAGAAAGAGGAAGATCAGAAGTTACAGTATATGACTGGCAGCCTCTTTTATTTCATGTAAAAAACACATTTAATTTTGCTTCCTTTCAATTCCAGACCTCAATGACTTTCCTCTTTCTCAATCTTTTTTAATTCATTTTTACAAAACGGCCATCAGCATCGAAAATAAGGCAGATCCCGTTCAATAAATGAATTTTATAGGCATTATATTTTTTTTCAATAGATTTAACTACACTGCACGGATGGTGCTTTGTCATAAAAGACACAATACTTTTCCTAATCTTAGCGGAAGAAACTTTTCTTCCGTTGCTTCTTATTAAATTCCAGTTGACCATAATATTAAAATTTTGTGTTAATGTGTAATGATGAATTAGTCGTCAATTTTTTTAAAGTTTCCGTTTCTGTCAAACTCAAGCTCCAGCCCGTTGGACAGTTCGGCTTTGTAAGACCATCTCTTCTTCTCTATCTTGATGATATAAGTATTTGGGAAGTTTCGGGTACTGTAGTTCCTGATGGAGGCCGGAATAAAACTATAAGGTAGCTTCTCATGTTTACCATCAACTTCTTTCCAGTTACCCTGACTGTCAAATTCTATTTTCATTCCATTTCTCAGGTAGACTTTATATTCATCTACTCCATAGATCGCTCTGTCTTCAATAGCTGAACTTACAGGTACGCCTTTAAAATGAGTAGTAAGAAACGTTTTGGATGTTTTAGGTAGCTGATTCGCAGAGATCACTCTGTCTTGTCCGAAGATCAAGCCGCCAATACATAAAAACATGACAATAAGTATTCCAGTGATTTTCTTTGCATTTTTCATAACATTAAGTTTTTCTGTTATTATTATGAAGCAAAGGTCAGAATCAATTTAGGAAAGAATTAGGAAAAATTTTATTAGTAAAAAAAAGTGGATAAGAACCACAGGAAAAATAGTAAATACAATTAAACCATTAAGATAAATTAAGGTTTTAAGAAAAGCAAGACTGATTATGTTTGAAATTACTTTACCATAGGCTGGCAATAACACTTAATCTTAACTCCCTTAAAAGCTTCAATAACCTTAATGGTTTAAATAATTTTTGTTTCAGACTTTATAGTCCGGAATATTATAAGTATTCTTTGATTTGCTGGAGATGGGTAATTGCTTTTATCCCTTCTTTTTGTTTGTCTTCTTTATAAACATCAAAGAAGATGGCATCCATTCCGAAAGCTGTTGCTCCCATTGCATCCGCTATCCAGTCGTCCCCAATCAGGATGCTCTCTTCTTTTTTCGCTTCAGAAAGCCCCAGAGAGTATTCAAAAATTTTAGGATTGGGTTTTCTTACTCCTATTGCATCTGCACTGGTAATGGTTTTAAAGTAAGGAGCAATTCCGGATAGAGTGCATTTTCTCTCCGTAACTTCCTGAAATCCGTTAGAAATAATATGAAGCGTATAATTTTTGGCTTTTAAATATTCAAGAACATCTTCTGCTCCTTCCACCAATTCATTATAAGCCACAATATTATCCAGAAAGTTTTCTTCAAAATAAAGAGACAGTTCTTTGTTATCCACTCCAAAATGCATGAAGGAATCATAGAAACGGTGTTCTCTTAAATATTCTTTACCGATAATACCATCCCTGATCTTTTCCCAGAGATCTTCATTGATGTCATGGTACACAGAATGAAACTCTTCAAAGTCAATATTATACTTCGAAGTGATTTCCTGTTTTTCGAAAAGGTCCTTAATGGTAAGATAGGCATTTCTGCGGTGATCCCAAAGTGTATTATCGAGATCAAAATAAACGTGCTGCATTTTCATACAGCACAAAGTTAATCATTTTAATTTTTTAAAATAGGATAATTTTTGCTCTTGCTTTTCACAATTTCAATACTTTTAGAAAAATTGAGCAAAAAATCAATGGTTTGTTTCTTAGGTTTCAAAGTTTTCACTTTTAAGGAATCATTTTTTTTCATAGGCGGGTATGTTTTCCTTAAAACGTGAAATTTTACGAAATATTATCTATCTGGTTAATATTATGTTATTTTCTTCCATGATTTTTCTCAGGTTAATCAAAGCATATCGCACTCTACCCAGTGTGGTATTAATACTCATATCTGTATGATCAGCAATCTCTTTGAAGCTTAGACCGTCAAAAAACCTCAGTTTAATCACCTCTTGTTGATTTGCCGGTAAAAATTGCAGCATTCTCAAAAGGTCTTCCTGAATCTGATTGGTGACAAGCTGATCTTCAATATTTTCTGAAGGCTCTCTGATTAAATCAAAGATAGAATATTCATCCGTTTCAAAAGTAGTTTGTGAAACTTTGATATTTTTCGCTTTTGATCTGAAATAGTCGATGATTAGGTTGTAGGAAATTCTTTTCGCCCAAAGAATAAATTTACCTTCCTCGTTATAGCGTCCTTCTTTCAGCATGACAATAATCTTCATGAATGTATCCTGAAAAATATCGTTGGCTAAATCTTCATCATTAATTTTGTAAAAAATGAATGTAAACAGCTCTCTCTGGTGTCGGTGAATAAGGGTTGATAAGGCCCCTTCGTCTCCTTTTTGGTAAAGGGAAATTAGTAAACTATCCGATTTTGATTTCATAACTCTTCTCAATATAACATTTGTAGACAGTCATTCCTCCAGATATTCTATCTGGTCTTTGCTGTATAAACAAAACAGTTGTAGAGTAGAGTCTCTTCTATAGGCGGTACAATTATTATGATGTAAATATAATAATTTTTTAATAACTGTTAACCTATTATTAAATTTTCACAATAAAAATTTAAAAAAAATCATTTAAACATGTCATGAATGAACACAGTAGGGATATTTAATGTAAAATTAATATTCAGTCCTTTCATTTCTTTCCCATTCAATCGGGTATCTCCTATCGGAAAAGCATACCCTCCTGTAAGGTCCAGCATTCCAAATAGAGTCACCCCAATTTTCGGGGCAATATATTTATTGGTTCCTTCTGCCCCAGCTATAAAATAGTAGGAATGATAGAAATCAACGTTTCTTTGAAAATTAAGCAGAACATCTGCCTGTAATTTTGGCATTATTGCAAATTTTGAGTCCGTAGCTCCCATCAGAGCGGATGCTCCGAGTCTGTAAATCACATCGTCATTTTTAAGAAAGAGCAGTTTACCCCCTACTTCCCCAAAACTCTGATTCTGATAGGTATACCCCACTGTAATCATTTTATGCATTGTATACTGGGCTTTTGCCACTGTAGACAGGACAAATACGACAAGGATTGTAACTGCTGTTCTAAAATTCATCATCTTTCAAATTATTAAGGTGTAAAATTAAAAAAAACTGCCTTATCCAAAGATAAAGCAGTCTATTTATTATTAAAAGAAAAAATTAAATTCCAAAAGCAGCTTTAATTTCCTCTACTTTGTCTAATTTCTCCCAAGTAAAGAATTCAAGACCTTTCAGTGTCAATTCTTTTTTATGCCCTTTATTGAAGGTTTTATCAGCTACATAATGCTCTTTACCCATATGTCCGTAAGAAGCTGTTTCCTGATAAATAGGATTTCTCAATTTTAAGTTCTGCTCAATAGCATAAGGTCTCAAATCAAAGATTGCAGACACTTTTTTCGCGATTTCACCATCGTGAAGGTCTACTTTTGCAGTTCCATAAGTATTGATGTATAACCCACAAGGTTCAGCAACACCAATTGCGTAAGAAACCTGTACCAATACTTCATCAGCAACTCCGGCAGCCACTAAGTTTTTAGCAATGTGTCTTGTAGCATATGCAGCACTTCTGTCTACTTTTGAAGGGTCTTTTCCTGAGAAAGCACCTCCACCGTGAGCCCCTTTGCCACCATAAGTATCTACGATGATTTTTCTACCGGTAAGACCGGTATCTCCGTGAGGACCTCCGATTACGAATTTACCTGTAGGATTAATGTGATACTTGATCTGATCATTGAATAAAGCTTTGATCTCTTCAGTCTGCAGAGCAACAACTCTAGGAACCAGAATGTTTTTGATATCCTCGCGGATTTTATTCAACATCTCTTCTTCTGCTCCAAAATCATCGTGCTGAGTAGAAACTACGATAGAATCTATTCTGATTGGTTTGTGATCATCAGAATATTCAATAGTCACCTGGCTTTTTGCATCTGGACGAAGGTAAGTGATCTCTTTATTTTCTCTTCTGATTGCAGAAAGTTCTTTAAGGATTGTATGCGCAAGATCTAAAGCAAGCGGCATATAGTTAGCCGTTTCATTGGTAGCATACCCAAACATCATCCCCTGATCTCCAGCTCCCTGTGCGTTCGCTTTTGCTTCAAAAGACTCATCATTCACAGCTCTGTCAACTCCCTGGTTGATATCAGGAGATTGCTCATGGATTGCAGAGATAACTCCACACGAGTCTCCATTGAACATATATTCTCCTTTGGTATACCCTATTCCATTGATTACTTCTCTGGCAATTGTCTGTACATCAAGATAAGCATCAGATTTTACTTCTCCTGCCAATACAACCTGTCCTGTAGTTACAAGAGTCTCACATGCAACTTTTGAATCTTTATCGTATGCTAAAAAATGGTCGATTAGTGCGTCGGAAATCTGATCGGCAATTTTATCAGGATGTCCTTCTGAAACGGATTCAGATGTAAATAAATAAGACATATTATTCTTTGTTTAGATTAAAAATTAATGTCGAAGAAAAATATGAATAACAATTGCCCCAAAAAAGAATACTGTTTTAGCATTTTTTTATAGAGGTTGCAATCAGGTCAAATTTCCTCGTAATAAACGTCAGCAAATTTAAGCACTATTTTTGTAATACTCAAAATTTTTGTTTATTAATTATAACTTTATTTAAATTAATGATTTATATCACTTTAGAGCCTTTGTACTATTGTGGCTTTATACTCACAAATTCTTTTGGGCTGATGTGATAGTTCAATTTAAGTTCTAAAGAATTTTTGATAGAATGTGACAATTCATCAATAATTTTTTGTTTGAAAGTCGGCTTATAGTAGATGATACTGATCTCTCTGTAAGGGAACGGCTTTTTGAATCTGAAAACATTTTTCTTTTGCTCTTCAGAAAGCTGGCTTAATGCTAGCTCAGGCAGAATACTGATTCCTCCTACTTTATCTACCATATGTACCAACGTCTGAATATTGGACGCAAGGAAATCTAAGTTCTTAGGTTTCAGTGTGTTTTCTTTCAGGTGGCAGATGTTTTCAAACTGATTTCTAAGACAGTTACCTTCTTCAAGCAGCCATACCTTTTCAACATTCAGTTCTTCAGGAATAATGTAGGCATTCTTTTTATTAGCTTCAGTATTGGAGCTGTAAATCATCAGCTCTTCATTGAATAGGAAATCCTGATAAAATTCATTAGCGGTATCATAAGGTGTGGAGATAATTCCCGCGTCCAGTTCCCCGGCTTTTAAAGCTTTAATGATATTATCGGTTGTCATTTCCTTTACATTCATCTGAATCTTTGGATTTTCTTCAAGGAATTTAAAGATTTCCGTAGGCAGGATAAAAGAAGAAACCGTAGGAATGATCCCCAGGTTGAGTGTTCCACCCAAAATATTATTCAAAAGATTGGCTTTGTTTTTCAACTCATTGACAGACTCTATGATAACCTTGGCCTGATCAATGATCTGAAGTCCTACATCTGTAGTACGAATAGGGTGTGTAGTTCTGTCGAAAACTTTCACATCCAGTTCATCCTCAAATTTCTGTATCATGGCACTTAACGTAGGCTGAGTAATAAAGCAAGCCTGAGCTGCTTTACCAAAATGTTTATACTTATCAACAGCGATAAGATACTCCAGTTGCTGAATGTTCATTTGATTAATATTATCTATTACAAAGATATAACGTTTTTGCTATTACCAATTAAAAATTCAAGTAAATTTGATATTCACTACCTTTACACTTGGATTTAGAAAAAGAAAACAATTATACAAATCATCAATGATATGGATTCTAAAAAATTAACGTTAAGTAATGGCGCCCCTTATTTTGAGCATCAGGATTCTCAGACTGTAGGGCCAAGAGGCCCCGTATTACTGCAGGACTTTGTTCTTCAGGAAAATCTTGCACATTTCGTTAGGGAAAGAATTCCTGAAAGAATTGTACATGCCAAAGGAAGCGGAGCTTACGGAACTTTTACCGTAACCCATGACATCAGCAAATACACGAAAGCGAAACTGTTTTCGAAGGTGGGAAATTCATGCAGAATGTTTGCCAGATTTTCTACCGTAGGAGGAGAAAAAGGAAGTGCTGACACCGCAAGAGACCCAAGAGGTTTTGCTTTAAAATTTTATACTGAAGACGGAA
This genomic window from Chryseobacterium sp. MEBOG06 contains:
- the metK gene encoding methionine adenosyltransferase is translated as MSYLFTSESVSEGHPDKIADQISDALIDHFLAYDKDSKVACETLVTTGQVVLAGEVKSDAYLDVQTIAREVINGIGYTKGEYMFNGDSCGVISAIHEQSPDINQGVDRAVNDESFEAKANAQGAGDQGMMFGYATNETANYMPLALDLAHTILKELSAIRRENKEITYLRPDAKSQVTIEYSDDHKPIRIDSIVVSTQHDDFGAEEEMLNKIREDIKNILVPRVVALQTEEIKALFNDQIKYHINPTGKFVIGGPHGDTGLTGRKIIVDTYGGKGAHGGGAFSGKDPSKVDRSAAYATRHIAKNLVAAGVADEVLVQVSYAIGVAEPCGLYINTYGTAKVDLHDGEIAKKVSAIFDLRPYAIEQNLKLRNPIYQETASYGHMGKEHYVADKTFNKGHKKELTLKGLEFFTWEKLDKVEEIKAAFGI
- a CDS encoding YjjG family noncanonical pyrimidine nucleotidase, producing the protein MKMQHVYFDLDNTLWDHRRNAYLTIKDLFEKQEITSKYNIDFEEFHSVYHDINEDLWEKIRDGIIGKEYLREHRFYDSFMHFGVDNKELSLYFEENFLDNIVAYNELVEGAEDVLEYLKAKNYTLHIISNGFQEVTERKCTLSGIAPYFKTITSADAIGVRKPNPKIFEYSLGLSEAKKEESILIGDDWIADAMGATAFGMDAIFFDVYKEDKQKEGIKAITHLQQIKEYL
- a CDS encoding RNA polymerase sigma factor encodes the protein MKSKSDSLLISLYQKGDEGALSTLIHRHQRELFTFIFYKINDEDLANDIFQDTFMKIIVMLKEGRYNEEGKFILWAKRISYNLIIDYFRSKAKNIKVSQTTFETDEYSIFDLIREPSENIEDQLVTNQIQEDLLRMLQFLPANQQEVIKLRFFDGLSFKEIADHTDMSINTTLGRVRYALINLRKIMEENNIILTR
- a CDS encoding response regulator transcription factor, with translation MKILIVEDEPQLKDTVQKFLEAEHFIVEYALDYSSGLEKIISYEYDCILLDIMLPDGNGIDLLREIKKMHKKDPVIILSAKDSVDDKVTGLEIGADDYLAKPFHLAELLARVKSVIRRNHQDGENIITYKNISIDPESRIVMVGNKELVLNRKEYDLLYYFVIHPEKTLQKTTLAEAIWGDYIDQADSLDFIYSQIKNLRKKLKTLNAEADFQAVYGIGYKFV
- a CDS encoding PepSY-like domain-containing protein, with protein sequence MKNAKKITGILIVMFLCIGGLIFGQDRVISANQLPKTSKTFLTTHFKGVPVSSAIEDRAIYGVDEYKVYLRNGMKIEFDSQGNWKEVDGKHEKLPYSFIPASIRNYSTRNFPNTYIIKIEKKRWSYKAELSNGLELEFDRNGNFKKIDD
- a CDS encoding sensor histidine kinase, translated to MKVSLKYYTIKYLIMILLLIIAVWAGLFYAYILDEVHDNVDDGLRNRKIQIIKAVYLNPQLLKNNDFGFNEFKINSIREGDYKNKSRLYNKMYYMEYDDKDQPYRVLEADFIDQFKMHQRLVIRTSTVEEDELIYDLTTALVVLYVFLVISIVAVNGYLLNKAMRPFYLILDKLKKYQFGVPFPQEKQNFSITEFEELNVEINEMIERNELVFYQQKQFIENASHELQTPLAIVINKIDLLIQNENPDKKNLNFLTEVKNDLRRMVGLNKSLLMLSKIENSQFNKTSGVDFNRMISKLVENYEDFIEFKKVEVSIIEKGIFVADFNQDLADILLSNLLKNAVKYNNEEGTLNIIIENDRITFQNSGASVPLDKSKIFNRFYKQGSDHTSTGLGLSIIKTIIKQYPGWDIIYEFEDKMHYFILTKNKA
- a CDS encoding LysR substrate-binding domain-containing protein; protein product: MNIQQLEYLIAVDKYKHFGKAAQACFITQPTLSAMIQKFEDELDVKVFDRTTHPIRTTDVGLQIIDQAKVIIESVNELKNKANLLNNILGGTLNLGIIPTVSSFILPTEIFKFLEENPKIQMNVKEMTTDNIIKALKAGELDAGIISTPYDTANEFYQDFLFNEELMIYSSNTEANKKNAYIIPEELNVEKVWLLEEGNCLRNQFENICHLKENTLKPKNLDFLASNIQTLVHMVDKVGGISILPELALSQLSEEQKKNVFRFKKPFPYREISIIYYKPTFKQKIIDELSHSIKNSLELKLNYHISPKEFVSIKPQ
- a CDS encoding PepSY-like domain-containing protein; amino-acid sequence: MVNWNLIRSNGRKVSSAKIRKSIVSFMTKHHPCSVVKSIEKKYNAYKIHLLNGICLIFDADGRFVKMN